The following proteins are encoded in a genomic region of Corylus avellana chromosome ca4, CavTom2PMs-1.0:
- the LOC132179697 gene encoding uncharacterized protein LOC132179697 encodes MPPLTETVNNPTPLWSPTKRESHQSFSRRFPLSYEYAARRLRCSFVMRVQKQCHSPTLSLIYITPARHHFPSTSTANTQITHTSIKYIKRIKREGLPEEPIEMAMIRSLAVKLTTVTLFSLVFLSAYGYDGMVGGRTEVKDVKTNEEVQELGRFSVHEYNRSLWHRGNGDGGRELTFVEVVEAQSQVVSGIKYYLKISATQNGATKIFESVVVVKPWVHSKELLNFGPSTSSERKIVPIRF; translated from the coding sequence ATGCCGCCTCTGACAGAGACGGTAAACAACCCCACACCGCTCTGGAGTCCCACAAAGAGAGAATCCCATCAGAGTTTCTCTCGTCGATTTCCGCTATCTTACGAATACGCGGCACGCCGTTTGCGTTGCTCCTTTGTTATGCGTGTCCAAAAACAGTGTCACTCCCCCACTCTTTCTCTCATTTATATAACACCGGCCCGCCACCATTTTCCATCCACATCCACAGCAAACACGCAAATAACGCATACATCGAtcaaatatattaaaagaataaaaagggaAGGGTTACCTGAAGAGCCGATCGAGATGGCGATGATAAGGTCACTGGCAGTGAAATTGACGACGGTCACCCTCTTCTCCCTCGTCTTTCTCTCAGCGTACGGTTATGACGGGATGGTGGGAGGGAGGACGGAGGTAAAAGACGTGAAGACGAACGAGGAGGTGCAAGAGCTGGGGAGGTTCTCGGTGCATGAGTACAACCGGAGCCTGTGGCACCGAGGCAACGGCGACGGCGGCCGGGAGCTGACGTTTGTGGAGGTGGTGGAGGCGCAGAGTCAGGTGGTGTCGGGGATCAAATACTACCTGAAAATATCGGCCACGCAGAATGGGGCGACGAAGATCTTCGAGTCCGTGGTGGTTGTGAAGCCCTGGGTTCACTCCAAAGAGCTGCTCAACTTTGGGCCATCCACGTCCAGTGAACGAAAAATTGTTCCTATTAGGTTCTAA